Proteins from one Nicotiana tabacum cultivar K326 chromosome 23, ASM71507v2, whole genome shotgun sequence genomic window:
- the LOC107759463 gene encoding F-box protein At4g35733-like isoform X1 produces MISKDQTKTINGGSFSLDLETLHLLTFKAMANWAELPQDLLTQITKRVKAIEDFIAFGAVCTSWRIAATKKFFDVLSPQVPLLMLADKDEDYREFYSLSKKKVSRIFLPEIRGRECFPSEGWLFTMSYTGEMNLLHPFSHINIQLPPREDLLASEGLGEAPEEEIWNCMDKAILSASPSLTSDYVLVVNYYGRVNSLAFWRPGDLNWTNIDINTHGAVTSMNYYKGQFYSVTWSGQVWVFDVAGPSITKPIVKPRLLIWLKDKIFSQSSVKFYLVELSGTLLLVTRFSHGGCQTFKFKVFELDLIKLELKEINTLGDSAIVLGLNGASSVDSSKFIGVKPNHIYFTDDWEEELKHVEDGGGRDMGAYNIEDEKIESFYPGLSLSPISPPTWVTPSF; encoded by the coding sequence ATGATCTCAAAAGACCAAACCAAAACCATAAACGGAGGTTCTTTTTCTCTTGACCTAGAAACCTTACACCTTCTTACTTTCAAAGCTATGGCGAATTGGGCAGAGTTGCCGCAGGATCTCCTTACTCAGATTACAAAGCGTGTTAAAGCGATCGAAGATTTCATTGCTTTTGGTGCTGTCTGTACCTCATGGAGAATTGCTGCTACAAAGAAATTCTTCGATGTGCTTTCGCCCCAAGTTCCATTACTTATGTTGGCGGATAAAGATGAGGATTATCGAGAATtttattctctttcgaagaagaAAGTTTCACGCATATTTCTCCCAGAAATTAGAGGGCGAGAGTGTTTTCCATCAGAGGGATGGCTGTTCACCATGTCATATACCGGAGAGATGAACTTGTTGCACCCTTTCTCTCATATCAATATACAGCTTCCCCCACGAGAAGACTTATTAGCTTCAGAGGGTCTCGGAGAAGCACCTGAAGAAGAGATCTGGAACTGCATGGACAAAGCTATCTTATCGGCCAGTCCTTCTCTTACATCAGATTATGTACTGGTGGTTAATTATTATGGACGTGTTAATAGTTTGGCTTTTTGGCGACCTGGAGATCTCAACTGGACTAATATTGACATTAACACCCATGGTGCAGTCACAAGTATGAATTATTACAAGGGTCAATTTTATTCTGTCACATGGTCTGGCCAAGTCTGGGTTTTTGATGTTGCAGGGCCTAGCATTACCAAACCAATTGTAAAACCACGCTTGCTTATTTGGCTGAAAGATAAAATCTTTAGTCAAAGTTCAGTTAAGTTCTACCTAGTCGAGTTATCCGGTACACTATTACTTGTTACCCGATTTTCTCATGGAGGGTGTCAGACCTTTAAATTTAAAGTATTCGAGTTAGATTTAATCAAACTCGAATTGAAAGAGATTAACACCTTGGGAGATTCAGCAATTGTTTTGGGCCTTAATGGAGCAAGTTCTGTTGACTCTTCTAAATTTATAGGAGTCAAGCCTAATCACATATACTTTACGGATGATTGGGAAGAGGAATTAAAACACGTGGAAGATGGTGGTGGAAGAGATATGGGGGCTTACAATATTGAAGATGAAAAAATTGAATCTTTTTATCCCGGATTGTCACTAAGTCCTATTTCACCGCCTACTTGGGTTACACCATCATTTTGA
- the LOC107759463 gene encoding uncharacterized protein LOC107759463 isoform X2 has product MGCKRFFQTHRGLRNEKGDALSASYYHIVSPLSSTAVGTEVTHSFSTNKNAILANLLTTVTVVESAPGLKTNFPFQSATKVTLALYDPLTGNCKTKLFTTYSASYYPCMAVLYECYGDAATCWEIRNVVLAGCRFHICCPSCNFFSCLWRPQCYSLHELKNTLRGSLAACQIHPALLRS; this is encoded by the exons ATGGGTTGCAAAAGGTTTTTCCAGACGCATAGGGGACTAAG GAATGAAAAGGGAGATGCTCTCAGTGCATCGTATTACCACATAGTGAGTCCCCTGTCCAGTACTGCTGTTGGCACGGAGGTGACCCATAGCTTCTCTACAAACAAGAATGCCATCCTTGCTAAT CTTTTGACAACTGTTACGGTTGTTGAATCTGCTCCTGGGCTGAAGACAAATTTTCCTTTTCAAAGTGCAACAAAG GTTACGTTAGCTCTGTACGATCCATTGACGGGGAATTGCAAGACGAAATTGTTTACTACATACAGTGCTTCATATTACCCCTGCATGGCTGTCTTGTATGAGTGCTATGGAGATGCTGCGACTTGTTGGGAGATCAGGAATGTTGTCTTGGCAGGCTGCCGCTTTCAT ATCTGCTGCCCAAGTTGTAACTTCTTTTCTTGTCTGTGGAGACCTCAATGTTACTCACTACACGAATTAAAGAACACTCTCAGAGGCTCACTGGCAGCATGTCAGATTCATCCTGCTTTATTGAGGAGCTAG
- the LOC107759463 gene encoding uncharacterized protein LOC107759463 isoform X3, whose protein sequence is MGCKRFFQTHRGLRNEKGDALSASYYHIVSPLSSTAVGTEVTHSFSTNKNAILANLLTTVTVVESAPGLKTNFPFQSATKVTLALYDPLTGNCKTKLFTTYSASYYPCMAVLYECYGDAATCWEIRNVVLAGCRFHWFRNMHQTRHMYLQCKRM, encoded by the exons ATGGGTTGCAAAAGGTTTTTCCAGACGCATAGGGGACTAAG GAATGAAAAGGGAGATGCTCTCAGTGCATCGTATTACCACATAGTGAGTCCCCTGTCCAGTACTGCTGTTGGCACGGAGGTGACCCATAGCTTCTCTACAAACAAGAATGCCATCCTTGCTAAT CTTTTGACAACTGTTACGGTTGTTGAATCTGCTCCTGGGCTGAAGACAAATTTTCCTTTTCAAAGTGCAACAAAG GTTACGTTAGCTCTGTACGATCCATTGACGGGGAATTGCAAGACGAAATTGTTTACTACATACAGTGCTTCATATTACCCCTGCATGGCTGTCTTGTATGAGTGCTATGGAGATGCTGCGACTTGTTGGGAGATCAGGAATGTTGTCTTGGCAGGCTGCCGCTTTCAT TGGTTTAGGAATATGCACCAAACCCGCCATATGTATCTACAATGCAAAAGAATGTGA
- the LOC107759463 gene encoding uncharacterized protein LOC107759463 isoform X5: protein MHIHKDYIEKAFYHVHGKFLLNLLSNMGFGQKWVSWIHFCISTDRMPELINGSQKVFPDAQGTKVKEMTMTLLYKSDLVLSDDIGEARSTRLSYGRDFDTHQPTGRFCNGELLSMILGQHSSFAQAN from the exons ATGCATATACACAAGGATTATATAGAGAAGGCTTTTTATCATGTCCATGGGAAATTCCTCTTGAACCTGTTAAGTAACATGGGCtttggtcagaaatgggtcagctGGATTCATTTTTGTATCTCTACAGACAGGATGCCAGAATTGATAAATGGGTCGCAAAAGGTTTTTCCAGACGCACAGGGAACTAAG GTGAAGGAGATGACTATGACACTACTATACAAATCAGACTTGGTGCTTTCTGACGATATAGGAGAAGCTAGATCGACAAG ACTTTCTTACGGGCGTGATTTTGATACTCATCAACCTACAGGACGTTTCTGCAATGGAGAATTACTGTCGATGATCTtg GGTCAGCATAGCTCCTTTGCACAAGCAAATTGA
- the LOC107759463 gene encoding uncharacterized protein LOC107759463 isoform X4 has translation MHIHKDYIEKAFYHVHGKFLLNLLSNMGFGQKWVSWIHFCISTDRMPELINGSQKVFPDAQGTKVKEMTMTLLYKSDLVLSDDIGEARSTRLSYGRDFDTHQPTGRFCNGELLSMILLQRSGPVNLENSMIFYLRLRRD, from the exons ATGCATATACACAAGGATTATATAGAGAAGGCTTTTTATCATGTCCATGGGAAATTCCTCTTGAACCTGTTAAGTAACATGGGCtttggtcagaaatgggtcagctGGATTCATTTTTGTATCTCTACAGACAGGATGCCAGAATTGATAAATGGGTCGCAAAAGGTTTTTCCAGACGCACAGGGAACTAAG GTGAAGGAGATGACTATGACACTACTATACAAATCAGACTTGGTGCTTTCTGACGATATAGGAGAAGCTAGATCGACAAG ACTTTCTTACGGGCGTGATTTTGATACTCATCAACCTACAGGACGTTTCTGCAATGGAGAATTACTGTCGATGATCTtg TTGCAGAGAAGTGGTCCAGTGAACTTGGAGAATTCAATGATATTTTATTTGAGATTAAGGcgtgattga